DNA from Clostridia bacterium:
TGCGCGCCCCGATGACGGGCGACAGGGCGCGCATTATGAGCATACACACCGAAAACGCGCGCAGGATAGAGTCGCACCTTGACCGAGGCGAAAACGTGGCCTTTCTTACGCTGGGCGATCCGTCTATATACAGCACCTTCGGCTATATCCGCGACGCGCTCAAGGCCGACGGATACGAGACGCGCGCCGCAAGCGGCGTTGCGTCGTTTTCCGAGGCCGCCGCGCGTCTCGGGATCACGCTTGCATCGTGGGACGAACCCGTATTTATAATACCGGCAGGACGCGCGTATAAGCTCTCCTTCGATAAAAAGGGCGCTTATGTGCTTATGAAGCCCCAAAAGAACATAGGCATAGTAAAAGCCGCTCTCAAAAAAAGCGGCCGAAGCGTTGCGGCCGTTATGAACTGCGGCATGGATGGCGAAACGATCTGGCTTGATATCGACGATATCCCCGACGACGCGGGGTATTTTACGGTGATCATAGTGAAGTGAGGAGCAAAAGATAATACCCGCCGAAGCTTCTGCTTCGGCGGGGAGCAC
Protein-coding regions in this window:
- the cobI gene encoding precorrin-2 C(20)-methyltransferase, coding for MKGILYGIGTGPGDGELMTLKAVRLIKESDIIAVAASSAESSISYKTALSVVPEMKNKRVLLLRAPMTGDRARIMSIHTENARRIESHLDRGENVAFLTLGDPSIYSTFGYIRDALKADGYETRAASGVASFSEAAARLGITLASWDEPVFIIPAGRAYKLSFDKKGAYVLMKPQKNIGIVKAALKKSGRSVAAVMNCGMDGETIWLDIDDIPDDAGYFTVIIVK